A window of Phenylobacterium sp. NIBR 498073 genomic DNA:
GCGAACTGGACTGTGAAGCAGGCCGTGGCGGTGGCGAGCCCCCAACGCCTGGGCAGCAGCAGGAAACCGGCCGCCAGGATGCCGCCAGCCAGCCAGATGGTGGCGATGCCGGCGCCTTCACGGGTCAGGCTCAGGCTGAACGCCATGCTGGCGCCGTAGGCCACAGCCACGCCGCCGCTAAGCGCCAGATTGTAATACCAGGTCCGAGCCGTCATGGGGTTCCCGCGCGTCCGCACGATGCTGCGCTCGGGTTGGACACCAAACGCTTAAGGGGACGGCCAAGGGACGGTATGTCGCAGGCGCCTGGAATCTGGGCGAAGCGGTGCTGACCTTTGCGCCTCGACCCGAACCATGCGACCTCCTTCAGGTGTGATCGCGAGACAATGGGGGCCGATCGGTGCGCGCGCGGTTCGGATGGGCAGGAATGCTGGCCATGCTGGCGATGGCCCACAGCGCGCACGCCGACGGAGCGCAGAACGCCCGTGAGCGCCGCGCCGTGTCGGCAAGCGGTCTGCCCGCCGCCGCGGTGGTGTACGTGAAGTCGGACCTGGTGGTGGCGATCCGAAGCCGCGGGACGCCTGCGGCCGGCGGCGGTGTGATCGAGGGCATCGTCCTGCAGGGAGAGGTGATCTCTGACGAGGCCGAGCGGGTGATCGGCTACCGCTCGATGCGCTCGACCGTGAATGTCGACTGCGTCCGGCGGCGGGACCTGGTGGTCAAGATGACCGTATTCTCCGAGCCGCAGGCCAAGGGCGTGGCGATCAATCGCCAGGTGCCGGGCGGCTGGGTCCAGCCTTCGCCTGACGCCTATCTGGGCAGGGTGCTGCGGGCGGTCTGTGGTCCGGCCCAGCAGGTCGAGGCTGCGCCGTCGCCCGAACCCGCCAAGCCCGTGAAGGCGACGCCGGCCAACGCCGTCCCGTTCAAGCCCGCCGCCAAACCTGCAAAGGGCGCGCCGGCGAAGGTCGCCGCGCTCGCGCCCGATCCGCCGCCGGCCGGGCCGCCGGTTCCCGACGAAGAAGCGCCGATGCGCACCGCGGTCGGGGCGCCGCCGACCGTCCCTGCGCCGGTCGCTGTCCCCGCGCCGCCGGTCGCGCCGTCGGCCGAGGCAGCGTCGCGTCCGGCCCTGGCCCTGCGGCCTCTGACCCCCGCGGCGGTGCGCGAGGCGGCCGCTAAGCCGAAGACGGCCGGCAAGGTCGCCGTGCAGATCGCCGCGGCCTCCAGCGAGCCGCTGGCCCGCGAGGCCCTGGCCAAGATCAAGCGCAAGGTGACGCCGCCGCTCTCCAGCGCCGTGCGCAGCGCCGTGGTCGACGGCAAGACATTTCACCGCGCGCTGGTGATCGGCTTCCAGACCCGGGCCGAGGCCCAGGCGTTCTGCGACGGCCTGAAGGGCGACTGCTTCGTGCGCTAGCCGCCGAAGCCGCTAGCGGGCGAGGGCCTCACGGCGCTCTTCCAATTCCAGCCACTCCTCTTCGGACGCGGCGAGCTCCTGCCGCGCAGCTTCGAGCGCGGCGCTGAGCTTGGCGAAGCCAGAGGGATCGCGCGTGTAGAGGTTCGGATCGGCCATGTCGGTTTCGAGCTTGGCGATCTTGCCGGGCAGGGCGGCGATGGCCGCGTCCAGTTCCTGCAGGCGGCGTTGGTCCTTGTAGGACAGCTTGCTGGGCTTGGACGGTTCGGCCCGCGGCGCGGCCGGCTTCGGCGCGGCCGGCGCAGGGGCGGCCCCGGCTGCGACGGATTTGAAGAAACCGGGGTTCTGCGAGAGGAAGTCCTGCCAGCCGCCGGGCGTCTCGACGACCCTGCCGTGACCGTCCAGGGCGATGGTCG
This region includes:
- a CDS encoding SPOR domain-containing protein, which encodes MLAMLAMAHSAHADGAQNARERRAVSASGLPAAAVVYVKSDLVVAIRSRGTPAAGGGVIEGIVLQGEVISDEAERVIGYRSMRSTVNVDCVRRRDLVVKMTVFSEPQAKGVAINRQVPGGWVQPSPDAYLGRVLRAVCGPAQQVEAAPSPEPAKPVKATPANAVPFKPAAKPAKGAPAKVAALAPDPPPAGPPVPDEEAPMRTAVGAPPTVPAPVAVPAPPVAPSAEAASRPALALRPLTPAAVREAAAKPKTAGKVAVQIAAASSEPLAREALAKIKRKVTPPLSSAVRSAVVDGKTFHRALVIGFQTRAEAQAFCDGLKGDCFVR